A single window of Sparus aurata chromosome 12, fSpaAur1.1, whole genome shotgun sequence DNA harbors:
- the LOC115592402 gene encoding hyaluronan and proteoglycan link protein 1-like yields MIPVLICALISLSVAENNDLDTLFPELEHSRTIYVTENGPRLSVVADQLKVVTRRGGNVTLPCTIQRDQSMAPNRKMRIKWTKLTSDYLKEVDVFVAMDYHKRSYGTFHGRVHLQGSSPMDASLVITEITLEDYGRYKCEVIDGLEDGTVVVSLDLEGVVFPYYPRLGRYNLNFYDAERACHDQDAIVASFDQLYDAWRGNMDWCNAGWLSDGTVQYPITNPREPCGGKNMVPGIRNYGLRDKDKNHYDVFCFTSYYKGRFYYLIHPSKLTYDEAVRACQKDGAQIAKVGQMYAAWKLLGYDRCDAGWLADGSVRYPISHPRRRCSPTEAAVRFNGFPDKKHKLYGVYCFKGHN; encoded by the exons agaacGGCCCTCGACTCTCCGTGGTGGCGGATCAATTGAAGGTGGTGACGAGGCGAGGCGGAAACGTTACCTTACCATGCACGATCCAAAGGGACCAATCGATGGCACCGAACCGCAAGATGAGGATCAAATGGACCAAGCTCACCTCGGACTATCTGAAAGAg GTGGATGTTTTTGTTGCCATGGATTATCACAAAAGGAGTTACGGCACTTTCCATGGACGTGTCCACCTACAAGGCTCCTCACCGATGGATGCCTCTCTGGTTATCACAGAAATCACCCTGGAGGATTATGGGAGATATAAATGTGAAGTTATTGACGGGCTGGAAGATGGAACTGTGGTGGTGTCCCTCGATCTAGAAG GTGTTGTCTTCCCCTACTATCCCCGTCTGGGTCGCTACAACCTCAATTTCTACGACGCTGAGCGGGCGTGTCATGACCAGGATGCCATCGTGGCCTCGTTTGACCAGCTGTATGACGCCTGGCGAGGAAATATGGACTGGTGCAATGCCGGCTGGCTGAGTGACGGCACGGTGCAGTATCCCATCACCAACCCCAGAGAACCCTGTGGAGGCAAGAACATGGTGCCCGGTATCCGCAACTATGGCCTGAGAGACAAGGACAAGAACCACTATGACGTGTTCTGCTTCACCTCCTACTACAAAG GTCGGTTCTACTACCTGATCCACCCCTCTAAGTTAACGTACGACGAGGCGGTCAGGGCGTGTCAAAAAGACGGTGCTCAAATCGCCAAGGTCGGCCAGATGTACGCTGCCTGGAAGCTGCTGGGCTACGACCGCTGCGACGCCGGCTGGTTGGCTGACGGCAGCGTCCGTTATCCCATCTCCCACCCCCGCCGACGCTGCAGCCCCACGGAGGCCGCCGTGAGGTTCAACGGCTTCCCCGACAAAAAGCACAAGCTGTACGGAGTGTACTGCTTTAAGGGCCACAACtga